In a single window of the Desulfovibrio aminophilus DSM 12254 genome:
- a CDS encoding tripartite tricarboxylate transporter TctB family protein: MRRSFSDIVSGLGFLVVAAAFWFAGRDLTGISRVFPTGLEVFLGLGGLALVFNGIRLARKEAACEKEFIAWNRVVLITAASVIYVLLIPLVGFYVTSVVFLFVLAMILAEKGKGRKGMVQALAFSGGLVGLIWLVFLQILQVPTPSGALF; this comes from the coding sequence ATGCGTAGGTCTTTTTCCGACATCGTCTCCGGCCTGGGGTTCCTGGTCGTGGCCGCGGCCTTCTGGTTCGCCGGACGCGACCTCACGGGCATCAGCCGCGTGTTCCCCACCGGCCTGGAGGTCTTCCTCGGCCTCGGCGGTCTGGCCTTGGTTTTCAACGGCATCCGGCTGGCCCGCAAGGAGGCCGCCTGCGAAAAGGAGTTCATCGCCTGGAACCGGGTGGTGCTCATCACTGCGGCCTCGGTGATCTACGTCCTGCTCATCCCCCTGGTCGGCTTCTATGTGACCTCGGTGGTCTTCCTCTTCGTCCTGGCCATGATCCTGGCCGAAAAGGGCAAGGGCAGGAAGGGCATGGTCCAGGCCCTGGCCTTCTCCGGCGGACTGGTCGGGCTCATCTGGCTGGTCTTCCTGCAGATCCTTCAGGTGCCCACGCCCTCGGGCGCCCTCTTCTAG
- a CDS encoding class II fructose-bisphosphate aldolase, which yields MPRANVMSLLGKHPSDGWAVGCFAVYNLEFIRAVTDAAEIEAAPAILSLDAEDSSRRGLEALAAAALHAAGRASVPIAVHLNHAKRFDFLLAALDAGLDSLMFDGSALPLEENIDLTQKAAHLVHEGGGVIEGEVGVLNGPEDIAVFRRFVRETEVDSLAVTLSPRGPAWEPLVRELVRELPVPLVLHNGSVLGEAGLKQAVRAGIRKVNVHTELFSVFTQAVCRDMDSGQGCSLAALESGVDALTSCVRNRLRLLGSSGRAGAS from the coding sequence ATGCCGCGCGCCAACGTCATGAGCCTGTTGGGCAAGCACCCTTCCGACGGCTGGGCCGTGGGCTGCTTCGCCGTCTACAACCTGGAGTTCATCCGGGCCGTGACGGACGCGGCCGAAATCGAAGCCGCCCCGGCGATCCTTTCCCTGGACGCCGAGGACTCCTCCCGACGCGGGCTGGAGGCCCTGGCCGCTGCGGCGCTGCACGCCGCGGGCCGGGCCTCCGTGCCCATCGCCGTCCACCTGAATCACGCCAAACGGTTTGATTTCCTCCTCGCAGCTCTGGACGCGGGGCTCGACTCGCTCATGTTCGACGGGTCGGCCCTGCCTCTGGAGGAAAACATCGACCTGACCCAGAAGGCCGCCCATCTGGTCCACGAAGGAGGGGGGGTCATCGAGGGTGAGGTCGGTGTCCTGAACGGCCCGGAGGACATCGCGGTGTTCCGACGCTTCGTCCGGGAGACCGAGGTGGACAGCCTGGCCGTCACCCTGTCCCCGCGCGGACCGGCCTGGGAGCCGTTGGTGCGGGAGCTGGTCCGGGAGCTGCCCGTGCCCCTGGTTCTGCACAACGGCAGCGTCCTGGGCGAGGCCGGCCTGAAGCAGGCCGTGCGCGCGGGCATCCGCAAGGTCAATGTGCATACGGAGCTGTTTTCGGTCTTTACCCAGGCCGTGTGCCGGGATATGGACTCCGGGCAGGGGTGCAGCCTCGCCGCCCTGGAAAGCGGGGTGGATGCGCTCACCAGCTGTGTCCGCAACCGTCTGCGCCTGCTCGGCTCCTCCGGGCGGGCTGGAGCGTCCTGA
- a CDS encoding class I SAM-dependent methyltransferase produces MHTITDRRCAWDRCRRAGPAVLSLLSGLLRLGRPDSVASLLDDGCGAGALLRELAAWPFLELDLAGIDPSASMLRRATAALSGLPVPLAQADMAHLPFPPASFDAVVCVHSLHRCHALEPSPALRLSARRAALAEAARVLRRGGILVVIQSDIRQEEADPLWSRYFPAALKYKRAIRPRSRDIQRWMGEAGVPLQGLKPFHDHLARPLFRPELALDDAFLTLFSEFAFLGEEAIAEGRDQLRRDQESGRLAAVLEESLRRYERLGGNLTAHWGRRR; encoded by the coding sequence ATGCATACGATCACCGACCGACGCTGCGCCTGGGACCGCTGCCGCAGGGCCGGTCCGGCCGTCCTTTCCCTGCTTTCCGGGCTGCTGCGCCTGGGACGCCCCGATTCCGTCGCCTCCCTGCTGGACGACGGCTGCGGCGCCGGCGCCCTGTTGCGGGAACTGGCGGCTTGGCCGTTCCTGGAGCTGGATCTGGCCGGGATCGATCCATCCGCCTCCATGCTGCGCCGGGCCACGGCCGCCCTCTCCGGCCTGCCCGTGCCCCTCGCCCAGGCCGACATGGCCCACCTGCCCTTTCCCCCGGCCAGTTTCGACGCCGTGGTCTGCGTCCACTCCCTGCACCGCTGCCACGCCCTGGAACCCAGTCCGGCCCTGCGTCTGTCCGCGCGGCGGGCGGCCCTGGCCGAGGCTGCGCGAGTGTTGCGCAGGGGCGGCATCCTCGTGGTCATACAAAGCGACATCCGCCAGGAGGAGGCCGATCCGCTCTGGAGCCGTTATTTCCCGGCGGCCCTCAAGTACAAGCGCGCGATCCGGCCCCGCTCCCGCGACATCCAGCGCTGGATGGGCGAGGCCGGGGTGCCGTTGCAGGGGCTCAAGCCCTTCCACGACCATCTGGCGCGGCCCCTGTTCCGGCCCGAGCTGGCCCTGGACGACGCCTTCCTGACCCTCTTCTCGGAATTCGCCTTCCTCGGCGAGGAGGCCATCGCCGAGGGCCGTGACCAGCTGCGCCGGGACCAGGAGAGTGGGCGGCTGGCCGCCGTTCTTGAGGAATCCCTGCGGCGCTATGAACGACTGGGCGGCAACCTCACGGCCCACTGGGGCCGCCGCCGCTGA
- a CDS encoding deoxyribodipyrimidine photo-lyase: MTSSDRHTLSAPMSRARLLRRGSDRPGPVLYWMHREHRAEDNWGLLLAQDLAAERGEALAAVHCLDPAYPSATLRSFAFLLKGLRETEARLRAKNIPLLSRLGSPPAEIVRLAREAGLSALVTDFDPLRHKRAWVEAVARDLDADIWEVDSRNVAPCLLASDKKEWAARTLRPKIHRLLPDFLEEPRPLAAHPRPWPGAAPAVDWDTTLAALRPDASVPEADWIVPGETAAAEALRSFLAERLARYHKEKNDPNKGAVSLLSPYLHFGQLSSLRAALAVSRAAVPAEARDVFLEELVVRRELADNFCFHEPRYDSVEGFPAWARATLDKHRADTRPAIYSPTDLEDGRTNDPLWNAAQLQMVRSGHMHGWLRMYWAKKILEWSASPEAALETAIRLNDRWLLDGRDPNGYTGIAWSLGGVHDRPWGERPVFGTVRCMTFRGARGKFDVRAFARSMGAWTGD, encoded by the coding sequence ATGACCTCCTCCGACCGCCATACCCTCTCCGCTCCCATGAGCCGGGCCCGTCTCCTGCGCCGGGGATCTGACCGCCCGGGCCCCGTACTTTACTGGATGCACCGCGAGCACCGCGCCGAGGACAACTGGGGTCTGCTCCTGGCCCAGGACCTGGCCGCCGAACGCGGCGAGGCCTTGGCCGCGGTCCACTGCCTGGACCCGGCCTATCCCTCGGCCACCCTGCGTTCCTTCGCCTTTCTGCTCAAAGGCCTGCGCGAAACCGAGGCCCGGCTGCGGGCGAAGAACATCCCCTTGCTCTCCCGCCTGGGCTCCCCGCCCGCCGAGATCGTCCGCCTGGCCCGCGAGGCGGGCCTCTCGGCCCTGGTCACGGACTTCGACCCCCTGCGCCACAAACGGGCCTGGGTCGAAGCGGTGGCCCGCGACCTGGACGCCGACATCTGGGAAGTGGATTCGCGCAACGTGGCGCCCTGCCTGCTGGCCTCGGACAAGAAGGAATGGGCCGCGCGCACCCTGCGGCCAAAAATCCACCGGCTCCTGCCCGATTTTCTGGAGGAGCCCCGGCCACTGGCCGCGCATCCCCGGCCCTGGCCCGGAGCCGCTCCGGCCGTGGATTGGGACACTACCCTGGCGGCGCTCAGGCCGGACGCCTCCGTGCCCGAGGCGGACTGGATCGTTCCGGGCGAGACCGCTGCGGCCGAGGCGCTCCGTTCCTTCCTGGCCGAACGGCTGGCCCGCTATCACAAGGAGAAGAACGACCCCAACAAGGGGGCCGTGTCCCTGCTCTCGCCCTACCTGCACTTCGGCCAGCTCTCATCCCTGCGCGCGGCCCTGGCCGTGTCGCGCGCGGCGGTTCCGGCCGAGGCCCGGGACGTGTTCCTGGAGGAATTGGTCGTGCGCCGGGAACTGGCGGACAATTTCTGCTTCCACGAACCGCGCTACGATTCGGTGGAGGGGTTTCCTGCCTGGGCCCGCGCGACCCTGGACAAGCACCGCGCGGACACGCGCCCGGCGATCTATTCACCGACCGACTTGGAGGATGGGCGAACGAACGATCCGCTCTGGAACGCGGCCCAGCTCCAGATGGTCCGCTCCGGGCACATGCATGGCTGGCTGCGCATGTACTGGGCCAAGAAAATCCTGGAATGGTCGGCCTCGCCGGAGGCGGCCCTGGAGACGGCCATCCGGCTCAACGACCGTTGGCTCCTGGACGGCCGCGACCCCAACGGCTACACGGGCATCGCCTGGAGCCTGGGCGGGGTCCACGACCGACCCTGGGGCGAACGGCCGGTGTTCGGCACGGTGCGCTGCATGACCTTTCGGGGAGCGCGCGGAAAGTTCGACGTGCGGGCCTTCGCCCGAAGCATGGGCGCCTGGACCGGGGACTAG
- a CDS encoding tetratricopeptide repeat protein, which produces MYDRIVFEFLDKTENVLLLVSEDPLFVKVLRMAINKTVGVKRDCVHVFSDLPAASKSIREYGARKVPAILLVERLVKGRPSTEFIVNVKNLFPDQKVIVLVSETRKENIAYFYELGVNNVIAKPASMNNVIEKLAFTIKPQGKLSELMDVGKDFLNKGDLKQVLKLAEKILALKPGSPAGLMLKGDAYLEMGRREDAIEAYLEAHKSSTLYLEPLKRLANVYKDHDQELYLEYLKKLDRLSPLHTERKCEIGKVHAGKGEFSTAEKYFDQAIDAATQEAMSIIGVIAENIANAVGDTSPELAEKYLAKMIESKGKNLTREDLIYFNRLGIALRRQGKWREAIANYEKAQSVAPDDEGLHYNIALAYLDGEKKREAMLALRKALEINPRFHLRSANVSFNLGKVFSECGDARTAVEYLENAVKLDPEHAEAVALLERCRTRSR; this is translated from the coding sequence GTGTACGACAGAATCGTCTTTGAGTTTTTGGACAAGACCGAGAACGTGCTCTTGCTGGTCTCCGAGGATCCCCTCTTCGTCAAGGTTCTGCGCATGGCCATCAACAAGACCGTGGGCGTGAAGCGCGACTGCGTACATGTCTTTTCCGACCTGCCCGCGGCCTCCAAGTCCATCCGGGAATACGGCGCGCGCAAGGTGCCGGCGATCCTCCTGGTGGAGCGGCTGGTCAAGGGCCGTCCCAGCACGGAATTCATCGTCAACGTCAAGAATCTCTTCCCGGACCAGAAAGTCATCGTGCTCGTCAGCGAGACGCGCAAGGAGAACATCGCCTACTTCTACGAACTGGGCGTGAACAACGTCATCGCCAAGCCCGCCTCCATGAACAACGTCATCGAGAAGCTGGCCTTCACCATCAAGCCCCAGGGCAAGCTCTCCGAACTCATGGACGTGGGCAAGGACTTCCTGAACAAGGGCGACCTCAAGCAGGTGCTCAAACTGGCCGAGAAGATCCTCGCGCTCAAGCCGGGCAGCCCGGCCGGACTCATGCTCAAGGGCGACGCCTATCTGGAGATGGGCCGCCGCGAGGACGCCATCGAGGCCTACCTGGAGGCCCACAAGAGTTCCACGCTCTACCTGGAGCCGCTCAAGCGCCTGGCCAACGTCTACAAGGACCATGACCAGGAGCTGTACCTGGAGTACCTCAAGAAGCTGGATCGGCTTTCCCCCCTGCACACCGAGCGCAAGTGCGAGATCGGCAAGGTCCACGCGGGCAAGGGCGAGTTCAGCACGGCCGAGAAGTACTTCGACCAGGCCATCGACGCCGCCACCCAGGAGGCCATGAGCATCATCGGCGTCATCGCCGAGAACATCGCCAACGCCGTGGGCGACACCTCCCCCGAGCTGGCCGAAAAGTACCTGGCGAAGATGATCGAGTCCAAGGGCAAGAACCTGACCCGCGAGGATCTGATCTACTTCAACCGGCTCGGCATCGCCCTGCGCCGCCAGGGCAAGTGGCGGGAGGCCATCGCCAACTACGAAAAGGCCCAGTCCGTGGCCCCGGACGACGAGGGCTTGCACTACAACATCGCCCTGGCCTACCTCGACGGAGAGAAGAAGCGCGAGGCCATGCTGGCTCTGCGCAAGGCCCTGGAGATCAACCCCCGTTTTCACTTGCGCAGCGCCAACGTCTCCTTCAACCTGGGCAAGGTCTTCAGCGAGTGCGGCGACGCCCGCACCGCAGTGGAATATCTGGAAAACGCCGTCAAACTGGACCCGGAGCACGCAGAGGCCGTCGCGCTTCTGGAGCGTTGCCGGACCCGCTCCCGCTAG
- a CDS encoding AzlD family protein: MPEGWQTALAVTGMALVTYLTRAAGLFLVNRLRLTGRAGAFLQAIPGTVLVAILAPSILGGGLPEWVATAATVAVAARFANLPLSLVTGVGLVWLLRVIA; the protein is encoded by the coding sequence GTGCCTGAAGGCTGGCAGACCGCCCTGGCCGTGACCGGAATGGCCCTGGTCACCTATCTGACCCGCGCCGCCGGGCTCTTCCTCGTCAACCGTCTGCGGCTCACCGGCCGGGCCGGGGCCTTCCTCCAGGCCATTCCGGGGACGGTTCTGGTGGCCATTCTCGCGCCGTCGATCCTGGGCGGAGGACTCCCGGAATGGGTCGCCACCGCGGCCACCGTGGCCGTTGCCGCGCGTTTCGCCAATTTGCCGTTGTCCCTGGTCACGGGTGTCGGCCTTGTCTGGCTTCTGCGAGTCATCGCCTGA
- a CDS encoding AzlC family ABC transporter permease, translating to MSAGGLRFDRAGLLEGARASWPVALGVFTYGLVFGALARQAGLGAAGALCMSGFVFAGASQFVALDLWGPNLPFAGLFITTLAVNLRHVLMGAALGPWFSRLTPLQAYGSLFFLCDESWALTLARYARGGAVNGAYLLGSGLIVYAAWLAATLLGRVAVAGLGDPARYGLDFAFTAVFLALLTGLRRGRGDILPWGLAALVSVLAAKALPGKWHILAGALAGSLAAALMRRDGDRSRA from the coding sequence GTGAGCGCGGGCGGCCTGCGCTTCGATCGAGCCGGACTGCTGGAGGGCGCGCGCGCGAGCTGGCCCGTGGCCCTGGGGGTGTTCACCTATGGGCTGGTCTTCGGGGCTCTGGCCCGGCAGGCCGGGCTGGGAGCCGCCGGGGCCTTGTGCATGAGCGGCTTCGTCTTCGCCGGGGCCAGCCAGTTCGTGGCCCTGGACCTCTGGGGCCCGAATCTGCCTTTCGCCGGACTCTTCATCACCACTCTGGCCGTGAATCTGCGCCATGTGCTCATGGGCGCGGCCCTGGGGCCCTGGTTCTCCCGGCTGACGCCGCTGCAGGCCTATGGCTCCCTGTTCTTCCTCTGCGACGAGTCCTGGGCCCTGACGCTGGCGCGCTATGCCCGGGGCGGAGCCGTGAACGGGGCCTATCTCCTGGGCAGCGGCCTGATCGTGTACGCGGCTTGGCTGGCCGCGACCCTGCTGGGCCGGGTGGCCGTGGCCGGACTGGGCGACCCGGCGCGCTACGGCCTGGACTTCGCCTTCACGGCCGTGTTTCTGGCCCTGCTCACCGGCCTGCGCCGGGGCCGGGGCGACATCCTGCCCTGGGGTTTGGCGGCCCTGGTCTCGGTACTGGCGGCCAAGGCCCTGCCGGGCAAGTGGCATATTCTGGCCGGGGCCCTGGCCGGGAGTCTTGCCGCGGCGCTCATGCGGCGGGACGGGGACCGCTCCCGTGCCTGA
- a CDS encoding ACP S-malonyltransferase, producing the protein MSDLCVLFPGQGSQEKGMGRGLAEARDEARDLWILAERESGLPLRGIYWDGEEADMAETSALQPALTVVNLSIWLAARGRLRPAAAAGHSLGEFAALAAAGILSVEDVVRAVVLRGKLMSQAGAEGHGMAAVVKLPQAEVEAVTAQALADTGRELRIANYNSPAQFVLSGEKPALDRAAELVKERKGRAIPLAVSGAFHSPLMAEAAAAFAKLLDKLHWRAPELAVYHNATARPEPSAAGAKKAVTAQMTSSVLWVQTMNNLKDAGCRRFLELGPKGVLSKLAKANLEGVEGLEIGAAATLAEVEALPG; encoded by the coding sequence ATGAGTGATCTGTGCGTTCTGTTCCCCGGCCAGGGCTCCCAGGAAAAAGGCATGGGCCGCGGCCTGGCTGAGGCCCGCGACGAGGCCCGCGACCTTTGGATCCTGGCCGAGAGAGAGTCCGGCCTGCCCCTGCGCGGCATCTACTGGGACGGCGAGGAGGCCGACATGGCCGAGACCTCGGCCCTGCAGCCCGCGCTCACAGTGGTCAACCTGAGCATCTGGCTGGCCGCGCGCGGCCGTCTGCGTCCCGCCGCCGCCGCCGGGCACAGCCTGGGCGAGTTCGCGGCCCTGGCCGCCGCCGGGATACTCTCCGTGGAGGACGTGGTGCGCGCCGTGGTCCTGCGCGGCAAGCTCATGTCCCAGGCCGGGGCCGAGGGCCACGGCATGGCCGCCGTGGTCAAGCTGCCCCAGGCCGAGGTGGAGGCCGTGACGGCCCAGGCCCTGGCGGACACCGGACGGGAGTTGCGCATCGCCAACTACAATTCCCCGGCCCAGTTCGTGCTCTCCGGCGAGAAACCCGCCCTGGACCGCGCCGCCGAGCTGGTCAAGGAGCGCAAGGGGCGGGCCATTCCCCTGGCCGTGTCCGGGGCCTTCCACAGTCCGCTCATGGCCGAGGCGGCCGCCGCCTTCGCCAAGCTTCTGGACAAACTCCACTGGCGCGCGCCGGAGTTGGCCGTGTACCACAACGCCACCGCCCGGCCCGAGCCCTCGGCCGCAGGCGCGAAGAAGGCCGTGACCGCCCAGATGACCTCCTCCGTGCTCTGGGTCCAGACCATGAACAATCTCAAGGACGCGGGCTGCCGCCGTTTCCTGGAGCTGGGGCCCAAGGGCGTGCTCTCCAAACTGGCCAAGGCCAACCTGGAGGGCGTTGAGGGCCTGGAAATCGGCGCGGCGGCGACCCTGGCCGAGGTCGAGGCCCTTCCGGGGTGA